A portion of the Blastochloris tepida genome contains these proteins:
- a CDS encoding MlaD family protein encodes METRANYLIVGLFTLAVIASGFVFVWWFSQPAQRAQGSTIEVAYDGAVSGLRAGSSVLFNGIWVGEVRSLRLDPDDPRRVIAVATVQASTPIRADTKAGLEYQGLTGIASISLTGGQPDAPPPPPGPNGLPRIVAQSSSLQDMMSVVRTVGGQAEDVLKRIERLLADNQADVRTAVSNIARFSEALGRNSEAIDGFVKDASSAAKSLASVSARIDQLVSGEDGKGVVADISGAARAVRELAENLDKRTAEITVGVTRFTNQGLREFEAMATDGRRTINDFDRTLRKFERNPREFIFGGSGVPEYSGRR; translated from the coding sequence ATGGAAACCAGGGCCAACTATCTGATCGTCGGCCTGTTCACCCTGGCGGTCATCGCCTCCGGGTTCGTGTTCGTCTGGTGGTTCTCGCAGCCGGCGCAGCGCGCCCAGGGCAGCACGATCGAGGTGGCCTATGACGGCGCGGTCTCGGGCCTGCGCGCCGGCTCCTCGGTGCTGTTCAACGGCATCTGGGTGGGCGAGGTGCGCAGCCTGCGGCTCGACCCCGACGACCCGCGCCGGGTGATCGCGGTGGCGACGGTGCAGGCGTCCACGCCCATCCGCGCCGACACCAAGGCCGGGCTCGAATATCAGGGCCTCACCGGCATCGCCTCGATCAGCCTCACCGGCGGCCAGCCGGATGCGCCGCCGCCGCCGCCCGGCCCCAACGGGCTGCCGCGCATCGTCGCCCAGAGCTCCTCGCTGCAGGACATGATGTCGGTGGTGCGCACGGTGGGCGGCCAGGCCGAGGACGTGCTGAAGCGGATCGAGCGGCTGCTCGCCGACAACCAGGCCGACGTGCGCACGGCGGTGTCCAACATCGCCCGCTTCTCCGAGGCGCTGGGACGCAATTCGGAGGCGATCGACGGCTTCGTCAAGGACGCCTCGTCGGCGGCGAAAAGTCTCGCCAGCGTCTCGGCCAGGATCGATCAGCTCGTCTCGGGCGAGGACGGCAAGGGCGTGGTCGCCGATATCTCGGGCGCTGCCCGCGCGGTGCGCGAGCTGGCCGAGAACCTCGACAAGCGGACGGCGGAGATCACCGTCGGCGTCACCCGCTTCACCAATCAGGGCCTGCGCGAGTTCGAGGCGATGGCCACCGACGGGCGGCGGACCATCAATGATTTCGACCGCACGCTGCGCAAGTTCGAGCGCAACCCGCGCGAATTCATCTTTGGCGGCAGCGGCGTGCCCGAGTACAGTGGCCGGCGGTAA
- a CDS encoding NAD(P)/FAD-dependent oxidoreductase, which produces MLDPTAAPGGDVIETDALIIGAGPVGLFAVFELGLLDVKAHLVDIMDKVGGQCSELYPEKPIYDIPGYPEISGQELVNKLMEQIKPFGPTFHLGEMVEKLKHRPEGGFEVVTDGGKTFHAKVVVIAAGGGSFQPKRPPIPGIEHYEGTSVFYSVKKMEAFRGKKVLIVGGGDSALDWTLNLQPLAERLTLIHRRDEFRGAPDSVKKMRSLVEAGAMDLRIGQVLNIRGEGGKLEAAICRDNAGASFEIETDTMLPFFGLTMKLGPVAHWGLELHDHLIPVDTASFETSVPGIFAIGDINTYPGKLKLILSGFHEGALMAQKAARYVYPDKRMVFQYTTSSTSLQKKLGVN; this is translated from the coding sequence ATGCTGGACCCCACCGCCGCGCCGGGCGGCGACGTCATTGAAACCGATGCCCTGATCATCGGGGCCGGGCCGGTCGGCCTGTTCGCGGTGTTCGAGCTCGGCCTGCTCGACGTCAAGGCGCACCTCGTCGACATCATGGACAAGGTCGGCGGCCAGTGCTCCGAGCTCTATCCCGAGAAGCCGATCTACGACATTCCCGGCTATCCGGAGATCAGCGGCCAGGAGCTGGTCAACAAGCTGATGGAGCAGATCAAGCCGTTCGGGCCCACCTTCCACCTCGGCGAGATGGTGGAGAAGTTGAAGCACCGGCCCGAGGGCGGCTTCGAAGTGGTGACCGACGGCGGCAAAACCTTCCACGCTAAGGTGGTGGTGATCGCGGCCGGCGGCGGTTCGTTCCAGCCCAAGCGCCCGCCGATCCCCGGCATCGAGCACTATGAGGGCACCAGCGTCTTCTACTCCGTCAAGAAGATGGAGGCGTTCCGCGGCAAGAAGGTGCTGATCGTCGGCGGCGGCGATTCCGCGCTCGACTGGACGCTGAACCTGCAGCCCTTGGCCGAGCGCCTGACGCTGATCCACCGCCGCGACGAGTTCCGCGGCGCGCCCGACAGCGTCAAGAAGATGCGCTCGCTGGTCGAGGCCGGCGCCATGGATCTCAGGATCGGTCAGGTGCTGAACATCCGCGGCGAGGGCGGCAAGCTGGAAGCGGCGATCTGCCGCGACAATGCCGGCGCCTCGTTCGAGATCGAGACCGACACCATGCTGCCGTTCTTCGGCCTGACCATGAAGCTCGGGCCGGTGGCGCACTGGGGACTGGAGCTGCACGACCATCTGATCCCGGTCGACACCGCGTCGTTCGAGACCTCGGTGCCCGGCATCTTCGCCATCGGCGACATCAACACCTATCCCGGCAAGCTGAAGCTGATCCTCTCCGGCTTCCACGAAGGCGCGCTGATGGCCCAGAAGGCGGCGCGCTACGTCTATCCGGACAAGCGGATGGTGTTCCAGTACACCACCTCCTCGACCAGCCTGCAGAAGAAGCTCGGCGTCAATTGA
- a CDS encoding ABC-type transport auxiliary lipoprotein family protein, with amino-acid sequence MAQAGMGGRAVRATLVLGAAALWLAGCGTTPKATFDLSAPRDIAVAQGPARGLMVVATPTALQVLDTDSIVVMPRPGEVTYADDSQWTDRLPNLLQARIIQAFENASRLRAVGRPGDRLTPDWTLVTEIRQFGVVVEDGQPTAVVELAVKLVTDRGGRIAAGKVFKGTSPGATDGAGAAAALDRALATVLRDMVRWATARI; translated from the coding sequence ATGGCGCAGGCAGGCATGGGCGGTCGCGCGGTTCGCGCCACGCTGGTGCTCGGAGCGGCCGCGCTGTGGCTTGCGGGCTGTGGCACCACGCCGAAGGCGACGTTCGATCTCAGCGCGCCGCGCGACATCGCGGTCGCCCAGGGCCCGGCGCGCGGCCTGATGGTGGTGGCGACGCCGACCGCGCTGCAGGTGCTCGATACCGACAGCATCGTCGTCATGCCGCGGCCGGGCGAGGTCACCTATGCCGACGACAGCCAGTGGACCGACCGGCTGCCGAACCTGCTGCAGGCCCGCATCATCCAGGCGTTCGAGAACGCCAGCCGGCTGCGCGCGGTCGGCCGCCCCGGCGACCGTCTGACGCCGGACTGGACGCTGGTCACCGAGATCCGCCAGTTCGGCGTGGTGGTGGAGGACGGCCAGCCGACTGCGGTGGTGGAACTGGCGGTCAAGCTGGTGACCGATCGCGGCGGGCGCATCGCCGCCGGCAAGGTGTTCAAGGGCACGAGCCCGGGCGCCACCGACGGCGCCGGAGCGGCGGCGGCGCTCGACCGCGCGCTGGCCACCGTGCTGCGCGACATGGTGCGCTGGGCCACCGCGCGCATCTGA
- a CDS encoding methyl-accepting chemotaxis protein produces the protein MNFLAHFRILTKLFGIILILGSVAGAITYLGISSLSSLNDATDQMEAAAGQALAAQQLTNNLLAVNRAEFRIAADPRAENYKEARQAIDQELAKFRERFDELNKNIIGAERAKLEAVRAKFEEYQRELQGTFRAAEAVKNFQMTDELMRLRDEAFSSRKLAEETRQLIATLAADLDNIVSDESKQATEEYLAASRLMLLLAGIGIALGVLAGFVVGQFGIVKPIRDLVAALQRLASGDYSLEVQGADRKDEVGEVARTARVFRENGLANQRMQQEQKDAEARAAAEKKQAMHQLAESFERAVGGIIGAVSSASSQLQGAAQTMSAAAEQTNRQSVAVASASEEASSNVQTVASAAEELATSVAEIGRRVNESAAIAAEAARDADATAQKVSRLSQAAQKIGDIVGLISTIAGQTNLLALNATIEAARAGEAGRGFAVVASEVKSLADQTAKATAEISAQIEEIQASTADSAHAIGQITEIIRRMNEIATTIASAVEEQGAATTEIARNVQQASAGTAEVSSNITGVTKAASDSSAASSQVLASAGDLATQSGVLQQEVAKFLATVRAA, from the coding sequence ATGAATTTCCTGGCCCACTTCAGGATCCTGACCAAGCTGTTCGGGATCATATTGATCCTCGGCTCGGTGGCAGGCGCCATCACCTATCTCGGCATCTCGTCGCTGAGTTCGCTCAATGACGCCACCGACCAAATGGAGGCTGCGGCAGGGCAAGCACTCGCGGCGCAGCAGCTGACAAACAATCTGCTGGCAGTGAACCGCGCCGAGTTCCGCATCGCCGCCGATCCGCGCGCAGAGAACTACAAGGAGGCGCGCCAAGCCATCGACCAGGAACTGGCGAAGTTCCGTGAACGCTTCGATGAGCTGAACAAGAATATCATCGGCGCCGAACGCGCCAAGCTGGAGGCCGTGCGCGCCAAGTTCGAGGAGTATCAGCGCGAGCTGCAGGGCACGTTCCGGGCGGCGGAAGCGGTCAAGAACTTCCAGATGACCGACGAACTCATGCGGCTGCGCGACGAAGCCTTCTCCAGCCGCAAGCTGGCCGAGGAGACCCGCCAACTGATCGCCACTCTTGCCGCCGACCTCGACAATATCGTCTCAGATGAATCCAAGCAGGCGACCGAGGAATATCTCGCCGCCAGCCGGCTGATGCTGCTGCTCGCCGGCATCGGCATCGCGCTCGGTGTGCTCGCCGGCTTCGTCGTCGGCCAGTTCGGCATCGTCAAGCCGATCCGCGATCTCGTCGCCGCGCTGCAGCGGCTCGCCAGTGGCGACTACAGCTTGGAGGTGCAGGGCGCCGACCGCAAGGACGAGGTGGGCGAGGTGGCCCGGACGGCGCGGGTGTTCCGTGAGAACGGCCTGGCGAACCAGCGCATGCAGCAGGAGCAGAAGGACGCGGAAGCCCGCGCCGCGGCCGAGAAGAAGCAGGCGATGCACCAGCTGGCCGAGAGCTTCGAGCGGGCGGTCGGCGGCATCATCGGCGCGGTGTCGAGTGCCTCCTCCCAACTCCAGGGCGCGGCGCAGACCATGTCGGCGGCGGCCGAGCAGACCAACCGCCAGTCGGTGGCGGTGGCCTCGGCTTCGGAGGAAGCCTCCTCCAACGTCCAGACCGTGGCCTCGGCGGCGGAAGAGCTTGCCACCTCGGTCGCCGAGATCGGCCGGCGGGTCAATGAATCGGCCGCCATCGCCGCGGAGGCGGCGCGCGATGCCGACGCCACCGCCCAGAAGGTCAGCCGGCTGTCGCAGGCGGCGCAGAAGATCGGCGACATCGTCGGACTGATCTCGACCATCGCCGGCCAGACCAACCTGCTCGCGCTCAATGCCACCATCGAGGCGGCGCGGGCGGGCGAGGCCGGCCGCGGCTTCGCGGTGGTGGCGAGCGAGGTCAAGAGCCTTGCCGACCAGACGGCGAAGGCCACGGCCGAAATCTCGGCGCAGATCGAGGAGATCCAGGCCTCGACCGCCGACTCGGCGCACGCCATCGGCCAGATCACCGAGATCATCCGGCGGATGAACGAGATCGCCACCACCATCGCCTCGGCGGTGGAGGAGCAGGGGGCGGCGACCACCGAGATTGCCCGCAACGTGCAGCAGGCCTCTGCCGGCACGGCGGAGGTGTCGAGCAACATCACCGGCGTCACCAAGGCGGCGTCCGACTCGTCGGCGGCATCGTCGCAGGTGCTGGCCTCGGCCGGCGACCTCGCCACCCAGTCGGGGGTGCTGCAGCAGGAGGTGGCCAAGTTCCTCGCCACGGTGCGGGCGGCTTGA
- a CDS encoding Hpt domain-containing protein yields the protein MDTAILELPKSAAAADRPVDLVHLSRVTFGDRALEREVLGLFLRQSAIQLDRLKEARTVQTFGAAAHTLKGSAQGIGARQVAMVAAEAEALAARHDTAEVFEVLARLEARVVECRLYISQLLSNGA from the coding sequence ATGGACACAGCCATTCTGGAACTGCCGAAGTCGGCAGCGGCGGCCGACCGGCCGGTCGATCTCGTGCATCTGTCGCGGGTCACGTTCGGTGACCGGGCGCTGGAGCGGGAGGTGCTGGGGCTGTTCCTGCGGCAGTCGGCCATCCAGCTCGACCGGCTGAAGGAGGCGCGCACGGTCCAGACGTTCGGCGCAGCCGCCCACACGCTGAAAGGGTCGGCCCAGGGCATCGGCGCCCGGCAGGTGGCGATGGTCGCGGCCGAGGCCGAAGCGCTGGCCGCCCGCCACGACACCGCCGAGGTGTTCGAGGTGCTGGCGCGGCTGGAGGCGCGGGTCGTCGAGTGCCGCCTCTACATCTCGCAGCTTCTGTCGAACGGGGCGTGA
- a CDS encoding 2Fe-2S iron-sulfur cluster-binding protein: MPKITFIDPTGTAHTVEAEIDSTVMEGAIKNGVPGIEAECGGACACATCHVYVDEAWLERTGEPVAMEQDMLDFAFDVRANSRLSCQIKVTEELDGLVVTVPDKQG; this comes from the coding sequence ATGCCCAAAATCACCTTCATCGACCCCACCGGGACGGCTCACACGGTCGAGGCCGAAATCGACTCCACCGTGATGGAAGGCGCCATCAAGAATGGCGTGCCCGGAATCGAAGCCGAATGCGGCGGGGCCTGCGCCTGCGCCACCTGCCACGTCTATGTCGACGAGGCCTGGCTGGAGCGGACCGGCGAGCCGGTGGCGATGGAGCAGGACATGCTCGACTTCGCCTTCGACGTGCGCGCCAATTCGCGCCTGTCGTGCCAGATCAAGGTCACCGAGGAGCTCGACGGGCTCGTCGTCACGGTTCCCGACAAGCAGGGCTAG